One Brachybacterium aquaticum genomic region harbors:
- a CDS encoding ABC transporter permease, producing the protein MFVALRDIVHAKGRFTLMIGVIALLTLLLVLLTGLTRGLAHQNISAIEELPADAVVLTPTLGDSVSWADSQITTDQAATWEDTPGLGTEPLSVGQMRIAADDAVTSLALFGIAPDGEVAAALPAAPADGEVLLPADIADALDVATGDPVSVNGQDLTVAGTVGTTWYSHSEVGYVDAATFRSLAHQGEDTAGSALLVRDGGEGAEAPAAVSAADATGTRVMSVGASLQALPSYSSENGSLTLIQAFLYGISALVTIAFLSVWTIQRTRDIAVLRALGATGGYVLRDTVGQAAILLVVGAAVGGLVGGAGGAALATVAPFESSALTVALPVGGVLVIGLLGSILATRRVTRVDPLLALGGN; encoded by the coding sequence ATGTTCGTCGCACTGAGAGACATCGTCCACGCCAAGGGGAGGTTCACGCTGATGATCGGCGTGATCGCCCTGCTCACCCTCCTGCTGGTGCTGCTCACGGGCCTCACCCGGGGCCTCGCCCACCAGAACATCTCCGCCATCGAGGAGCTCCCGGCCGATGCCGTGGTCCTCACCCCCACCCTCGGGGACTCCGTCTCCTGGGCCGACTCGCAGATCACGACCGACCAGGCCGCGACCTGGGAGGACACCCCCGGGCTCGGGACCGAGCCGCTGTCGGTCGGGCAGATGAGGATCGCGGCCGACGACGCCGTGACCTCACTGGCCCTGTTCGGCATCGCCCCGGACGGCGAGGTCGCCGCCGCTCTGCCCGCTGCGCCCGCCGACGGCGAGGTGCTGCTGCCGGCCGACATCGCGGACGCACTCGACGTCGCCACCGGCGACCCCGTCAGCGTCAACGGCCAGGACCTCACCGTCGCCGGCACCGTGGGGACGACCTGGTACTCCCACTCCGAGGTCGGGTACGTGGACGCGGCGACCTTCCGATCGCTCGCCCACCAGGGTGAGGACACGGCGGGCAGCGCGCTGCTGGTGCGCGACGGGGGCGAGGGTGCGGAGGCTCCTGCCGCCGTGAGCGCCGCGGACGCCACCGGCACCCGCGTGATGAGCGTGGGCGCCTCGCTGCAGGCGCTGCCGAGCTACTCCTCGGAGAACGGCTCCCTCACCCTCATCCAGGCCTTCCTCTACGGCATCTCCGCCCTGGTCACGATCGCGTTCCTGTCCGTGTGGACGATCCAGCGCACCCGCGACATTGCGGTGCTGCGCGCCCTCGGCGCGACCGGCGGCTACGTGCTGCGGGACACCGTGGGCCAGGCCGCGATCCTGCTCGTCGTCGGCGCGGCCGTGGGAGGTCTCGTCGGCGGCGCCGGCGGGGCGGCCCTCGCGACCGTCGCCCCCTTCGAGTCCTCCGCGCTCACCGTCGCCCTGCCGGTCGGCGGGGTGCTCGTCATCGGGCTGCTCGGCTCGATCCTCGCCACCCGGCGCGTCACCCGCGTCGATCCGCTGCTCGCCCTGGGAGGGAACTGA
- a CDS encoding sensor histidine kinase, with protein sequence MTALPAPDPALPSAAEPAAPRTLATVLRGAMHLAFAALPALGALRAITADHVHPALAIAAALLVAGIYAAGSALARRGRGPADVAATDLLLPSPAWMLGLLAAWVAATLVSAAFVWVAFPLFFLVLFTLGRPAGPLALAAVTAWAVLAPLAVGAQDSLGVGEIVGPVVGAVFTLVAHTVWRSLLEESARTLRLLAQLREAQADLADSERRKGVAEERQRLAQDIHDTLAQGLNSIVLLSRSAGAAHPQAAGDFTRIEETARANLADARLLVRDLAERTSADDLEQALRAVVDRTAPLAPATRLELRVDGQARELPAATVGTVQRAAQSLLANVLRHARAERCVLTLGWFEDRLTLDVVDDGIGFDPSAPARPTGEGGDGLRLLRSRIAAAGGTVSIDSTPGEGTTVGLALPFAAPGPQADLQRETR encoded by the coding sequence GTGACCGCCCTGCCCGCCCCCGACCCCGCCCTGCCCAGCGCCGCCGAGCCCGCCGCGCCGCGCACCCTCGCGACCGTTCTGCGCGGCGCGATGCACCTGGCCTTCGCGGCGCTGCCGGCGCTCGGGGCGCTGCGCGCGATCACCGCCGACCACGTCCACCCCGCCCTCGCTATCGCCGCAGCACTCCTGGTCGCCGGGATCTACGCCGCCGGCTCCGCCCTCGCCCGCCGCGGCCGAGGCCCCGCCGACGTCGCCGCGACCGACCTGCTGCTGCCCTCCCCGGCCTGGATGCTGGGCCTGCTCGCCGCCTGGGTCGCCGCGACGCTCGTCTCCGCCGCGTTCGTGTGGGTCGCGTTCCCGCTGTTCTTCCTGGTCCTGTTCACGCTCGGCCGCCCCGCCGGGCCGCTCGCGCTCGCCGCCGTCACCGCCTGGGCCGTACTCGCCCCGCTCGCCGTCGGCGCCCAGGACTCCCTCGGCGTCGGCGAGATCGTGGGCCCCGTGGTCGGAGCGGTGTTCACCCTCGTCGCCCACACCGTGTGGCGCTCCCTGCTGGAGGAGTCCGCGCGGACCCTTCGCCTGCTCGCCCAGCTGCGCGAGGCCCAGGCCGACCTCGCCGACTCCGAGCGGCGCAAGGGCGTTGCCGAGGAGCGCCAGCGCCTCGCCCAGGACATCCACGACACCCTCGCCCAGGGCCTGAACTCCATCGTGCTGCTCTCCCGCAGCGCCGGCGCCGCCCACCCCCAGGCCGCCGGCGACTTCACCCGCATCGAGGAGACGGCCCGCGCGAATCTCGCCGACGCGCGCCTGCTCGTGCGCGACCTCGCCGAGCGCACGTCGGCCGACGACCTCGAGCAGGCACTGCGCGCCGTCGTCGACCGCACCGCCCCGCTCGCCCCCGCCACCCGACTCGAGCTGCGCGTGGACGGGCAGGCCCGCGAGCTGCCCGCGGCCACGGTCGGGACCGTCCAGCGCGCCGCCCAGTCGCTGCTCGCAAACGTGCTTCGCCACGCGCGCGCCGAGCGGTGCGTGCTCACGCTCGGCTGGTTCGAGGACCGGCTCACCCTCGACGTCGTCGACGACGGGATCGGCTTCGACCCCTCGGCCCCGGCCCGGCCGACGGGGGAGGGCGGGGACGGGCTGCGCCTGCTGCGCTCCCGCATCGCCGCCGCGGGCGGCACCGTGAGCATCGACTCGACCCCGGGGGAGGGCACGACCGTCGGCCTCGCCCTGCCGTTCGCGGCGCCGGGGCCACAGGCTGACCTGCAGAGGGAGACGCGATGA
- a CDS encoding flavodoxin domain-containing protein, with the protein MTALVAYATHSGATRTLAETLVGALTEQGVDCALVDLAEAPDPAGYDAVVLGSGVRIESVEKSASSWAKKYESTLAAKPFAFFSCSGGAANPAKREHSKATDGLLKDLSLTPVAVANFPGWVLMDRIPLHERVMLKSMRTPVGDFRDLDAVAAWGREIAPLLKG; encoded by the coding sequence ATGACTGCGCTCGTCGCCTACGCCACTCATTCCGGAGCCACCCGCACCCTCGCCGAGACGCTCGTCGGCGCCCTGACGGAGCAGGGGGTGGACTGCGCGCTCGTGGACCTCGCCGAGGCCCCGGACCCCGCCGGCTACGACGCCGTGGTGCTCGGCTCCGGCGTGCGCATCGAGTCCGTCGAGAAGAGTGCCTCCTCCTGGGCGAAGAAGTACGAGTCGACCCTGGCCGCGAAGCCCTTCGCCTTCTTCTCCTGCTCCGGCGGTGCCGCGAACCCCGCCAAGCGCGAGCACAGCAAGGCCACCGACGGCCTGCTGAAGGACCTCTCGCTCACCCCGGTGGCGGTCGCGAACTTCCCCGGCTGGGTGCTCATGGATCGCATCCCCCTGCACGAGCGCGTGATGCTGAAGTCGATGCGCACCCCCGTCGGCGACTTCCGCGACCTCGACGCGGTCGCCGCCTGGGGGCGCGAGATCGCGCCGCTGCTGAAGGGCTGA
- a CDS encoding ABC transporter ATP-binding protein translates to MHTTEPTATTDSTVITAPALEISGVSVRYPDGREADGTPRTVTALDDAHLSVGRGEFAVILGPSGSGKSTLLSVAAGLVVPDAGHVLVGGTDLAGLSEKRRTAVRRDRIGVVFQQPNLLPALTVRKQLTITGHIAGLRGRALQALGERADAMLERVGMGEYARRRPHELSGGQRQRVNIARALVTDPAVLLVDEPTSALDHERSRAVVDLLVGITRELQVGTVMVTHDEEFAEDADRVISLRDGHVHALETAEA, encoded by the coding sequence ATGCACACCACCGAACCCACTGCCACCACTGACAGCACTGTCATCACCGCCCCCGCCCTCGAGATCTCCGGGGTGAGCGTGCGCTATCCCGACGGTCGCGAGGCCGACGGCACTCCCCGCACCGTCACCGCGCTCGACGACGCGCACCTGAGCGTCGGCCGCGGCGAGTTCGCGGTCATCCTCGGCCCCTCGGGCTCGGGGAAGTCCACCCTCCTCTCGGTCGCCGCCGGGCTCGTCGTCCCCGATGCTGGGCACGTGCTCGTGGGCGGCACGGACCTCGCCGGCCTCTCCGAGAAGCGCCGCACCGCAGTGCGCCGCGACCGGATCGGCGTGGTCTTCCAGCAGCCGAACCTGCTGCCCGCCCTCACCGTGCGCAAGCAGCTCACCATCACCGGGCACATCGCAGGGCTCCGCGGGCGCGCGCTGCAGGCGCTCGGCGAGCGGGCCGACGCGATGCTCGAGCGGGTGGGCATGGGCGAGTACGCCCGGCGCCGCCCCCATGAGCTCTCCGGCGGCCAGCGTCAGCGGGTGAACATCGCCCGCGCGCTGGTGACGGATCCGGCGGTGCTGCTGGTGGACGAGCCGACCAGCGCCCTGGACCACGAGCGCTCCCGCGCCGTGGTGGACCTGCTGGTGGGGATCACCCGCGAGCTGCAGGTGGGCACCGTGATGGTCACCCACGACGAGGAGTTCGCCGAGGACGCGGACCGCGTCATCTCCCTGCGCGACGGGCACGTGCATGCGCTGGAGACCGCGGAGGCGTGA
- a CDS encoding AMIN-like domain-containing (lipo)protein, with product MRKRILAALASAAFVLGLGMTVAPAAEAAPYCGITWGSLQKSKAGMSTAKITDFRAGKHDCFDRLVVDLNYKVKGYSVRYVDVVRSPGSGFAVPLSGAADLQITVLAPAYDDNGRITYNPRSNPRQLVNVSGYTTFRQVAMAGSFEGETTLGLGVRARLPMRVLVLDGPGNGSRLVIDVAHKW from the coding sequence ATGAGAAAGCGTATCCTCGCCGCGCTCGCGAGCGCGGCGTTCGTCCTCGGTCTGGGAATGACCGTCGCACCCGCAGCGGAGGCCGCACCGTACTGCGGCATCACCTGGGGGTCCCTCCAGAAGTCCAAGGCCGGGATGTCCACGGCCAAGATCACCGATTTCCGCGCCGGCAAGCATGACTGCTTCGACCGGCTCGTCGTCGACCTGAACTACAAGGTCAAGGGCTACTCCGTGCGCTACGTCGACGTGGTGCGCTCGCCCGGCTCCGGATTCGCTGTGCCGCTGTCGGGCGCCGCGGATCTCCAGATCACCGTTCTCGCTCCGGCCTATGACGACAACGGCCGGATCACCTACAACCCCCGCTCAAACCCGCGTCAGCTCGTGAACGTCAGCGGTTACACGACGTTCCGCCAGGTCGCGATGGCGGGCAGCTTCGAGGGCGAGACCACGCTGGGTCTGGGCGTCCGCGCCCGGCTCCCCATGAGGGTGCTCGTGCTGGACGGTCCCGGCAACGGGTCCCGCCTCGTCATCGACGTCGCCCACAAGTGGTGA
- a CDS encoding MarR family winged helix-turn-helix transcriptional regulator — MTADDEPRWLTAEEQETWRALGSLIVRLPAALDAQLRRDAGITHFDYQVMSHLSEQEGRTLRMSELAERTDSSLQRLSQVVSRLEKKGWISRRLDPADGRFTLATLTEQGWDKVVATAPGHANEVRDLAIDPLSTVQKRQLLAISRRIVGTIEAKD; from the coding sequence ATGACGGCCGACGACGAACCCCGCTGGCTCACCGCGGAGGAGCAGGAGACCTGGCGCGCCCTGGGCAGCCTGATCGTGCGCCTGCCGGCGGCGCTGGACGCGCAGCTGCGCCGGGACGCAGGGATCACCCACTTCGACTACCAGGTGATGTCGCACCTCTCCGAGCAGGAGGGACGCACCCTGCGGATGAGCGAGCTCGCCGAGCGCACGGACTCGAGCCTGCAGCGCCTCTCGCAGGTGGTCTCACGCCTGGAGAAGAAGGGCTGGATCTCGCGCAGGCTCGATCCGGCCGACGGCCGCTTCACCCTGGCGACCCTCACCGAGCAGGGCTGGGACAAGGTGGTCGCCACCGCGCCCGGCCACGCCAACGAGGTGCGCGACCTGGCGATCGATCCGCTCTCCACCGTCCAGAAGCGGCAGCTCCTGGCCATCAGCCGGCGCATCGTGGGAACGATCGAGGCAAAGGACTGA
- a CDS encoding response regulator, with translation MSIRVMMVDDHPVVRAGLRALLEAGGNVEVVAEVDTGEAALARIDELAAAPEGAPDLVLMDLNLGAGIDGIETTRRLRAAHPGVQVLAVTTFDAEADIVGALEAGATGYVLKDSPTEALSAAVHEAASGRSVLSPEVQQRLVRRMTDPAGALSPREAEILEALASGATNREVARRLFISESTVKTHLVHLYEKLGVTSRTAALRVARERRLIR, from the coding sequence ATGAGCATCCGCGTGATGATGGTGGACGACCACCCCGTGGTCCGTGCCGGGCTGCGCGCCCTGCTCGAGGCCGGCGGGAACGTCGAGGTCGTCGCCGAGGTCGACACCGGCGAGGCGGCGCTCGCGCGGATCGACGAGCTGGCCGCCGCCCCGGAGGGCGCACCGGACCTGGTGCTCATGGACCTGAACCTCGGCGCCGGGATCGACGGCATCGAGACCACCCGTCGACTGCGCGCCGCCCATCCCGGCGTGCAGGTCCTCGCCGTGACCACCTTCGACGCCGAGGCGGACATCGTCGGCGCCCTCGAGGCCGGCGCCACCGGCTACGTCCTCAAGGATTCCCCGACCGAGGCGCTCTCCGCCGCCGTGCACGAGGCGGCGAGCGGCCGCAGCGTCCTCTCCCCGGAGGTCCAGCAGCGCCTGGTGCGGCGGATGACCGACCCCGCCGGCGCCCTGTCCCCGCGCGAGGCGGAGATCCTCGAGGCCCTCGCCTCCGGCGCCACGAACCGCGAGGTCGCCAGACGGCTGTTCATCTCCGAGTCCACGGTGAAGACCCACCTCGTCCACCTCTACGAGAAGCTCGGCGTCACCAGCCGCACCGCGGCGCTGCGGGTGGCGCGGGAGCGGCGGCTGATCCGCTGA
- a CDS encoding nucleoside permease yields the protein MTLDPVIRLRLSTMMFLEFFVWGAWFVTLGTYLASDLGASGSQIALAFLTQSLGAILAPFIVGLIADRFFAAQRILGVLHLFSAVMLFLAGRQDDFGAFFVFSLLAMISFMPTLALANSISFRRMQSPERQFPSVRVFGTIGWIVAGLLIGWLGWETGGLLANTFVMAAIGSALLGVYAFTLPHTPPEQTDGPTTVRDILGLDALALLKTRSYLVFFIASILICIPLAFYYNFTNLYLNEIGVQRAAALQSLGQVSEALFLLIMPLMLKRLGIKKTLLLGMIAWALRYTLFAFGDAGSLLWIVVIGLLLHGICYDCFFVAGQIYTDRFAPAKVRSAAQGLISLATYGVGLLIGSLISGPIVDAFIAADGTHEWRAIWLIPAGLAVLVTLFFATLFKEKEAPEPAAVQS from the coding sequence ATGACCCTTGACCCCGTCATCCGCCTCCGTCTGTCGACGATGATGTTCCTGGAGTTCTTCGTCTGGGGAGCCTGGTTCGTCACCCTCGGCACCTATCTCGCCTCCGACCTCGGCGCCTCCGGCAGCCAGATCGCGCTGGCCTTCCTCACCCAGTCCCTCGGGGCGATCCTCGCGCCCTTCATCGTGGGCCTCATCGCCGACCGCTTCTTCGCCGCCCAGCGCATCCTCGGCGTGCTGCACCTGTTCAGCGCCGTGATGCTCTTCCTCGCCGGGCGGCAGGACGACTTCGGGGCGTTCTTCGTGTTCTCGCTGCTGGCGATGATCTCGTTCATGCCGACGCTGGCGCTGGCGAACTCGATCTCCTTCCGCCGCATGCAGAGCCCCGAGCGGCAGTTCCCCTCCGTGCGCGTGTTCGGCACCATCGGCTGGATCGTCGCGGGCCTCCTCATCGGCTGGCTCGGCTGGGAGACCGGCGGACTGCTCGCCAACACCTTCGTCATGGCCGCGATCGGCTCCGCGCTGCTCGGCGTGTACGCGTTCACCCTCCCGCACACCCCGCCGGAGCAGACCGACGGCCCCACCACCGTGCGCGACATCCTGGGCCTCGATGCGCTCGCGCTGCTGAAGACCCGCTCCTACCTGGTCTTCTTCATCGCCTCGATCCTCATCTGCATCCCGCTCGCCTTCTACTACAACTTCACCAACCTCTACCTCAACGAGATCGGCGTGCAGCGCGCCGCGGCGCTGCAGTCCCTCGGCCAGGTCTCCGAGGCACTGTTCCTGCTGATCATGCCGCTGATGCTCAAGCGCCTCGGCATCAAGAAGACCCTGCTCCTCGGCATGATCGCCTGGGCCCTGCGGTACACCCTGTTCGCCTTCGGCGACGCCGGCTCCCTGCTGTGGATCGTGGTCATCGGCCTGCTCCTGCACGGCATCTGCTACGACTGCTTCTTCGTCGCCGGGCAGATCTACACCGACCGCTTCGCCCCCGCGAAGGTGCGCTCGGCCGCGCAGGGCCTCATCTCGCTGGCCACCTACGGTGTGGGCCTGCTGATCGGCTCGCTCATCTCCGGCCCGATCGTCGACGCCTTCATCGCCGCCGACGGCACCCATGAATGGCGCGCCATCTGGCTGATCCCCGCCGGGCTCGCGGTGCTCGTGACGCTCTTCTTCGCGACCCTGTTCAAGGAGAAGGAGGCGCCGGAGCCGGCGGCCGTGCAGTCCTGA